A stretch of Fulvia fulva chromosome 4, complete sequence DNA encodes these proteins:
- a CDS encoding Dehydrogenase xptC: MAPTIWSLLFLSVLNTLAVRSEATSNLADVDETYDFVIIGGGSAGLVVANRLSEDSERTVLVIEYGHVEDNATINIPQTSNFYSADAMQDDPAVQRLFNTFPIAPVDHLHDLVLPIATGATLGGGSVVNGMLFNRGSRADYDAWRELGNDGWGWDELYPYFLKSSNFSLPEDGTAIELGLVSNLSSWSSEGPVHSSFSPWHVPQQELFLDALQHLQRDLRILAAGDDGAGVFWVPSTQQPSTQTRSSAKTAYYDTVASRANLRVLVEARMHRIDLDNRVAIGVEVGGRQSTDQDAAMKFISARKEVILAAGPVFSPYLLQVSGIGPRRVLEEAKIPVLHDLPGVGMNLQDTPAINWVWNLPGYAGLQWQDLVLNASLYKEARKQYDDNKTGPLTLCFGKLVASLSLPQIGPELLETARTISSNDYNEYLPDAYTDSVYKGYEAQLRILQRQLTSPTNGVYEFAFNGWTASFFNLIQKPFSRGAVLLNNTSPRSSPPIVQYNTLSNPIDTLLVSSAVNYTRRILATPVLVDAFHPVEIYPGANYTDPQEVVAALNKHKLLYPSCSHSSGGCSMMPLELGGVVGPDLKVHGVEGLSVVDSSVIPLLPAARLVHTVSSTLLTQSDTQADRTL, from the exons ATGGCGCCAACCATTTGGTCACTCTTATTCCTCTCGGTCCTGAACACCCTCGCTGTGCGATCGGAGGCAACTAGTAACCTTGCTGATGTCGACGAAacctacgacttcgtcaTTATTGGCGGAGGTTCTGCAGGCCTCGTGGTCGCTAATCGTCTGTCGGAAGACTCTGAAAGAACTGTGCTCGTCATTGAATACGGCCATGTGGAAGACAATGCCACGATCAATATACCACAGACGTCCAACTTCTATTCCGCGGATGCTATGCAAGATGATCCCGCTGTACAACGCTTATTTAACACCTTCCCTATCGCACCTGTCGATCATCTCCACGACCTCGTCCTTCCAATCGCCACGGGTGCAACGTTAGGGGGCGGCAGCGTCGTGAATGGCATGTTGTTCAACCGCGGGTCTCGAGCAGACTACGATGCATGGAGAGAGCTGGGCAACGATGGATGGGGTTGGGATGAGCTTTATCC ATACTTTCTGAAAAGCTCAAACTTCAGCCTGCCTGAAGATGGAACCGCTATAGAGCTTGGGCTAGTCTCAAATCTCTCGTCATGGAGCAGCGAGGGACCAGTGCATAGCAGTTTCTCGCCATGGCACGTACCTCAACAGGAACTCTTTCTCGATGCCCTTCAGCATTTGCAGAGAGATCTTCGCATCTTGGCAGCAGGAGATGATGGAGCCGGAGTCTTCTGGGTACCCAGTACACAACAGCCGAGCACCCAGACGAGGAGCTCTGCCAAGACTGCATATTATGACACGGTCGCTAGCAGGGCAAACTTGCGGGTCCTTGTCGAAGCGAGAATGCATCGGATCGATCTCGATAACCGAGTGGCGATCGGGGTTGAGGTTGGTGGCCGCCAATCGACAGACCAAGATGCTGCAATGAAATTCATTTCAGCGCGGAAGGAGGTCATTCTCGCTGCCGGACCGGTCTTCAGCCCATACCTCCTGCAGGTTTCTGGTATTGGGCCACGCCGAGTGCTCGAAGAAGCAAAG ATTCCTGTCCTTCATGATCTTCCAGGCGTGGGCATGAACCTACAAGACACACCCGCGATAAACTGGGTGTGGAATCTCCCCGGATATGCCGGTCTCCAGTGGCAGGATCTAGTCCTGAACGCGTCCCTGTACAAGGAAGCAAGAAAGCAGTATGATGACAACAAAACAGGTCCGCTAACACTTTGCTTTGGAAAGCTCGTCGCCTCACTTTCCCTTCCTCAAATCGGCCCTGAGCTTCTCGAGACGGCCCGAACGATTTCCTCTAACGATTACAACGAGTACCTTCCAGACGCTTACACGGACAGTGTATACAAAGGATATGAGGCACAGCTCCGGATCTTGCAACGTCAATTGACCTCGCCTACAAATGGCGTTTACGAGTTCGCGTTCAACGGCTGGACTGCGTCTTTCTTCAACCTAATCCAGAAGCCATTCTCGCGTGGTGCAGTTCTGCTCAACAATACCTCCCCTCGCTCTTCTCCGCCAATCGTCCAGTACAACACGCTGTCAAATCCAATCGATACACTCCTCGTTAGCTCCGCGGTCAACTACACACGGAGAATTCTTGCCACACCTGTCTTGGTCGATGCATTCCACCCGGTGGAGATCTACCCGGGAGCGAACTACACGGATCCACAGGAGGTAGTCGCAGCGCTTAACAAGCACAAACTCCTCTACCCATCCTGTTCACACTCTAGTGGTGGCTGTTCTATGATGCCGCTGGAGCTCGGAGGCGTGGTCGGGCCCGATTTGAAAGTACATGGGGTTGAGGGACTAAGTGTGGTGGACTCGAGCGTGATTCCACTCTTGCCCGCGGCGAGGCTGGTCCATACAGTGAGCTCAACATTACTGACCCAATCTGATACACAAGCTGACAGGACCTTGTAA
- a CDS encoding Eukaryotic translation initiation factor 3 subunit I, translated as MRPILLSGHERALTQVKFSKEGDLLFSVSKDHVICAWYSANGERFGAYKGHQGALWTVDVDPTTTLLASGGADNTIRLWDVKTGKLLKTWEFGTAIKRVEFSEDGKQLLGVTEKRAGQLSTIIVYDINTEELENQPEEQSLRIVVDDIPKVTVAGFSYLNKFLISGHEDGSVSQFDAKTGEELNHTYPHEENSPVTDLQWSQDRTYFITSSKDKTAKLIDAKTLDVLKTYVADTPLNSAAITPEPTQYVILGGGQAAMDVTTTSARQGKFEARFYHKIFEEEIGRVRGHFGPLNYVAVDPTGKCYASGGEDGYVRVHHFDPPYFDFKFEVERERERAGL; from the exons ATGAGACCAATTTTACTCTCAGGCCACGAGCGTGCACTTAC ACAGGTCAAGTTCTCCAAGGAAGGCGATCTCCTCTTCTCCGTCTCGAAGGACCATGTCATCTGCGCGTGGTACAGCGCAAATGGCGAGCGATTCGGCGCATACAAGGGCCATCAGGGTGCCCTCTGGACCGTCGATGTCGACCCGACCACCACGTTGCTAGCGAGCGGAGGAGCCGACAACACAATCAGACTGTGGGACGTCAAGACGGGCAAGCTGCTGAAGACCTGGGAGTTTGGCACCGCGATCAAGAGGGTGGAGTTCTCGGAGGATGGCAAGCAGCTGCTGGGAGTGACGGAGAAGCGTGCGGGACAACTCAGCACAATCATCGTCTACGACATCAACACCGAAGAGCTTGAGAACCAGCCAGAGGAGCAGAGTCTGCGCATCGTGGTGGACGACATTCCCAAGGTCACGGTCGCCGGCTTCTCGTACCTCAACAAGTTCCTCATCTCCGGTCACGAGGATGGTAGTGTTTCCCAGTTTGACGCCAAGACTGGTGAGGAGCTCAACCACACATACCCGCACGAGGAGAACTCGCCCGTCACCGATCTGCAGTGGAGCCAGGACCGAACATACTTCATCACATCCTCGAAGGACAAGACCGCCAAGCTCATCGATGCGAAGACACTCGATGTCCTCAAGACCTACGTCGCCGACACACCACTCAACAGCGCAGCCATCACACCTGAGCCAACACAATACGTAATCCTCGGTGGTGGACAGGCAGCCATGGACGTCACCACAACTTCCGCTAGGCAAGGAAAGTTCGAGGCACGATTCTACCACAAGATCTTCGAGGAGGAAATCGGCAGAGTAAGAGGTCACTTCGGTCCTCTCAACTACGTTGCAGTCGACCCGACCGGAAAGTGCTACGCAAGTGGTGGCGAGGATGGTTACGTGCGTGTGCACCATTTCGACCCACCGTACTTCGACTTCAAGTTCGAGGTCGAGCGCGAGCGGGAACGAGCTGGTCTCTAG